In Thunnus maccoyii chromosome 11, fThuMac1.1, whole genome shotgun sequence, one genomic interval encodes:
- the ifngr2 gene encoding interferon gamma receptor 2 isoform X2 has protein sequence MKGSSNALPESLPPPHVDNWQLTWTPGTQDRNVSYSVQYSTSFRDKKPVWENVEDCVQTSLNSCNVSFTKAKESDGCVMLRVQAMRDEQASEQDACSTHSDSCTPEVNLTAHTGSLTVVLIREHSLYREYAEGVNQRIYFGKEGEPLEEYGDFFASHTIDNLEPGQRYCVRVQYVRLDRPIGLSTCPQCEVIPPSRLKQSNIIVAVVVSVAVLIALVTAIVYILIVKLEKIKRWLQLPMRVPPDFHDRFNGPSIPIYIRTPTEEVFDTISDMIPNK, from the exons atgaagggatcttctaatg CACTGCCTGAGTCACTGCCGCCGCCGCATGTTGACAACTGGCAGCTGACTTGGACTCCTGGCACCCAGGACAGAAACGTGAGCTACAGCGTCCAGTACAGTACAAG CTTTAGGGACAAAAAGCCAGTGTGGGAAAACGTGGAAGACTGTGTCCAGACGTCTTTGAATTCCTGTAATGTCAGTTTCACCAAAGCTAAAGAAAGTGATGGCTGCGTGATGCTGCGAGTGCAAGCAATGAGAGACGAGCAGGCGTCAGAACAAGATGCTTGTAGCACACACA GTGACTCCTGTACCCCTGAAGTCAATCTGACGGCACATACCGGGTCCCTCACTGTAGTTCTGATCAGGGAGCACAGTCTGTACAGGGAATATGCAGAAGGTGTAAATCAAAGGATTTACTTTGGAAAGGAGGGAGAGCCCCTAGAG GAGTACGGAGATTTTTTTGCCTCACACACCATCGACAACCTGGAGCCGGGACAACGTTACTGTGTAAGAGTACAGTACGTTCGTTTGGATAGACCCATCGGACTGAGCACCTGCCCGCAGTGTGAGGTCATCCCTCCGTCAA GGTTAAAACAGTCGAATATAATAGTAGCTGTTGTGGTCAGCGTCGCCGTCTTGATTGCTCTGGTAACGGCCATTGTGTACATCCTCATCGTCAAACTTGAGAAAATCAAACGGTGGCTGCAACTTCCGATGAGGGTACCACCTGAC TTCCATGATCGATTTAACGGCCCGAGCATTCCCATCTACATCAGAACCCCCACCGAGGAGGTTTTTGATACCATCTCTGACATGATCCCGAACAAGTGA
- the ifngr2 gene encoding interferon gamma receptor 2 isoform X1, whose translation MVILLLLFNVVRALPESLPPPHVDNWQLTWTPGTQDRNVSYSVQYSTSFRDKKPVWENVEDCVQTSLNSCNVSFTKAKESDGCVMLRVQAMRDEQASEQDACSTHSDSCTPEVNLTAHTGSLTVVLIREHSLYREYAEGVNQRIYFGKEGEPLEEYGDFFASHTIDNLEPGQRYCVRVQYVRLDRPIGLSTCPQCEVIPPSRLKQSNIIVAVVVSVAVLIALVTAIVYILIVKLEKIKRWLQLPMRVPPDFHDRFNGPSIPIYIRTPTEEVFDTISDMIPNK comes from the exons ATGGTTATCCTCTTGCTCTTGTTTAACGTCGTCCGAG CACTGCCTGAGTCACTGCCGCCGCCGCATGTTGACAACTGGCAGCTGACTTGGACTCCTGGCACCCAGGACAGAAACGTGAGCTACAGCGTCCAGTACAGTACAAG CTTTAGGGACAAAAAGCCAGTGTGGGAAAACGTGGAAGACTGTGTCCAGACGTCTTTGAATTCCTGTAATGTCAGTTTCACCAAAGCTAAAGAAAGTGATGGCTGCGTGATGCTGCGAGTGCAAGCAATGAGAGACGAGCAGGCGTCAGAACAAGATGCTTGTAGCACACACA GTGACTCCTGTACCCCTGAAGTCAATCTGACGGCACATACCGGGTCCCTCACTGTAGTTCTGATCAGGGAGCACAGTCTGTACAGGGAATATGCAGAAGGTGTAAATCAAAGGATTTACTTTGGAAAGGAGGGAGAGCCCCTAGAG GAGTACGGAGATTTTTTTGCCTCACACACCATCGACAACCTGGAGCCGGGACAACGTTACTGTGTAAGAGTACAGTACGTTCGTTTGGATAGACCCATCGGACTGAGCACCTGCCCGCAGTGTGAGGTCATCCCTCCGTCAA GGTTAAAACAGTCGAATATAATAGTAGCTGTTGTGGTCAGCGTCGCCGTCTTGATTGCTCTGGTAACGGCCATTGTGTACATCCTCATCGTCAAACTTGAGAAAATCAAACGGTGGCTGCAACTTCCGATGAGGGTACCACCTGAC TTCCATGATCGATTTAACGGCCCGAGCATTCCCATCTACATCAGAACCCCCACCGAGGAGGTTTTTGATACCATCTCTGACATGATCCCGAACAAGTGA